From one Acidobacteriota bacterium genomic stretch:
- a CDS encoding ABC transporter ATP-binding protein produces MIKLSNISKVVRSGTEDLTILDDVTIDIPDGEFVAVTGASGSGKSTLLGLIAGLDAPSSGEILIDGDSVTTMTEDQLATLRSEKIGFIFQSFHLIPSLTAFENVLIPMEILGLSDAKARAEKLLVDVDLTNRGHHYPTELSGGEQQRIAIARAFANQPTILLADEPTGNLDSRNGEHIFDLMTELHRQNNVTLVLVTHDQALADKAQRQIRLKDGRVLSDERKD; encoded by the coding sequence ATGATCAAACTTTCCAACATTTCAAAGGTCGTGCGATCGGGCACAGAGGATCTGACGATTCTCGACGACGTCACGATCGACATTCCCGACGGCGAATTCGTCGCCGTCACCGGCGCGTCGGGCAGCGGCAAGTCGACGCTTCTAGGACTGATCGCTGGACTCGACGCGCCGAGTTCGGGCGAGATCCTGATCGACGGCGACAGCGTCACGACGATGACCGAAGACCAGCTCGCGACGTTGCGGAGCGAGAAGATCGGCTTCATCTTTCAGTCATTCCACCTGATACCGAGCCTGACGGCCTTCGAGAACGTGCTCATCCCGATGGAGATCCTCGGACTTTCCGACGCGAAAGCGCGCGCCGAGAAATTGCTCGTCGATGTCGATCTGACGAACCGCGGCCATCATTATCCGACCGAACTCTCGGGCGGCGAACAGCAGCGGATCGCCATCGCGCGGGCGTTCGCCAATCAGCCGACGATCCTTCTCGCCGACGAGCCGACCGGCAACCTCGACTCGCGAAACGGCGAACATATCTTCGATCTGATGACCGAACTGCATCGGCAAAACAACGTTACGCTCGTGCTTGTGACGCACGATCAGGCGCTGGCCGACAAAGCGCAAAGGCAGATCCGGCTCAAGGACGGACGGGTTTTGAGCGACGAACGAAAAGACTGA